One window of the Salvia miltiorrhiza cultivar Shanhuang (shh) chromosome 6, IMPLAD_Smil_shh, whole genome shotgun sequence genome contains the following:
- the LOC130988741 gene encoding SNF1-related protein kinase catalytic subunit alpha KIN10-like, with product MDGTNQDGRTVDSFLRNYKLGKTLGIGSFGKVKIAEHALTGHKVAVKILNRKKIKNMDMEEKVRREIKILRLFMHPHIIRLYEVVETQTDIYVVMEYVKSGELFDYIVEKGRLHEDEARIFFQQIISGVEYCHRNMVVHRDLKPENLLLDSKLNVKIADFGLSNIMRDGHFLKTSCGSPNYAAPEVISGKLYAGPEVDVWSCGVILYALLCGTLPFDDENIPNLFKKIKGGIYTLPSHLSVGARDLIPRMLIVDPTKRMTIPEIRAHPWFQAHLPRYLAVPPPDTTQQAKKIDEEILQEVVNMGFDRNVLLDSIQNRVQNEGTVTYYLLLDNRFRVSGGYLGSEFQETVELGYNSTNPSETVASPVGQRSPGAIDYQQFGARQFPAERKWALGLQSRAHPREIMTEVLKALQELNVYWKKIGHYNMKCRWVPGSPGHSEGALNNSMHDNNYFGDESSIVEHDGNVKPQNVVKFEVQLYKTREDKYLLDLQRVQGPQFLFLDLCAAFLAQLRVL from the exons ATGGATGGAACAAACCAAGATGGAAGAACTGTGGATTCATTCTTGCGGAACTACAAACTTGGGAAGACTCTTGGAATTGGCTCATTTGGTAAAGTTAAAATTGCTGAACACGCATTGACTGGCCACAAAGTTGCTGTCAAGATTCTTAACCGcaagaaaattaagaatatgGATATGGAAGAAAAAG TTAGGagagaaatcaaaattttgagaTTGTTTATGCATCCGCATATCATTCGTCTGTATGAGGTCGTGGAGACACAAACTGATATTTACGTTGTGATGGAGTATGTTAAGTCTGGTGAGTTGTTTGATTATATTGTTGAGAAAGGGAGGTTACATGAGGATGAAGCCCGCATCTTCTTTCAGCAG ATAATCTCTGGAGTGGAGTATTGCCATAGGAATATGGTGGTTCACCGGGATCTGAAGCCTGAGAACTTGCTTTTGGATTCTAAATTGAATGTGAAGATTGCTGATTTTGGCTTGAGTAACATCATGCGTGATGGTCATTTCCTGAAGACAAGTTGTGGAAGCCCCAACTATGCTGCTCCTGAG GTTATATCTGGTAAGTTATATGCTGGGCCTGAAGTGGATGTCTGGAGCTGTGGTGTTATTCTCTATGCACTTCTTTGTGGCACCCTTCCCTTCGATGATGAAAACATTCCTAATCTTTTCAAGAAAATTAAG gGTGGAATATATACGCTCCCCAGCCATTTATCTGTTGGTGCTAGAGATTTGATTCCTAGGATGCTTATTGTTGATCCTACTAAGCGAATGACTATTCCTGAGATTCGTGCTCACCCTTGGTTCCAAGCTCATCTGCCTCGCTACTTAGCTGTTCCACCACCAGATACGACACAGCAAGCTAAAAAG ATTGACGAAGAGATTCTTCAGGAAGTGGTTAATATGGGATTCGACAGGAACGTGCTTCTTGATTCTATTCAAAACAGAGTTCAAAATGAG GGTACTGTTACGTACTATCTTCTGCTAGACAACAGGTTTCGTGTTTCTGGGGGCTACCTTGGATCCGAATTTCAAGAAACTGTG GAACTTGGATATAATTCAACTAATCCAAGTGAGACTGTAGCCTCTCCTGTCGGGCAACGATCTCCTGGAGCTATCGATTATCAACAATTTGGGGCAAGGCAATTCCCAGCCGAGAGGAAATGGGCACTTGGACTCCAG TCTCGAGCCCATCCACGTGAGATAATGACAGAAGTTCTCAAAGCTCTGCAAGAACTGAATGTTTACTGGAAAAAGATTGGGCACTACAACATGAAATGTAGATGGGTTCCCGGCAGTCCCGGTCATAGTGAAGGAGCACTTAATAATTCTATgcacgataataattattttgggGATGAATCTTCTATCGTCGAGCATGATGGCAATGTTAAGCCACAGAATGTGGTCAAATTCGAAGTGCag CTTTACAAGACCCGTGAAGACAAATATTTGCTCGATCTGCAGAGAGTCCAGGGTCCACAGTTCCTCTTTCTTGATCTATGCGCTGCGTTCCTAGCTCAGCTACGTGTGCTCTGA
- the LOC130988742 gene encoding uncharacterized protein LOC130988742: MLGVCDRNMKFVYALPGWKGSAADSHILRDAVNRPHGFRVPRGNYYLVDCGYANSEDFLAPYKEVRYHLKEWGPTNARPQNTEELFNLRHDKAQNVIELAFGILKMRWAALRSSTYYPIKIQIRLMMACVLLDNFIRSNMAIDPVEQQYDLLLQELEITNDEPKDFVDTINSSQAWNAEMDALAQTMWQQYCDAMN; this comes from the exons ATGCTAGGAGTTTGTGATCGCAATATGAAGTTTGTATATGCATTGCCGGGTTGGAAGGGATCAGCGGCTGATTCTCACATACTCCGGGATGCAGTCAATAGGCCACATGGATTTAGAGTCCCCCGGG GGAATTATTATTTGGTAGATTGTGGATATGCAAACAGTGAAGACTTTCTTGCACCGTATAAAGAAGTTCGTTATCATTTGAAGGAGTGGGGGCCTACTAATGCAAGGCCTCAAAATACTGAGGAGTTGTTTAATCTACGACATGACAAAGCTCAGAATGTTATTGAACTTGCATTTGGAATCCTGAAGATGCGGTGGGCTGCACTAAGAAGTTCAACGTATTATCccatcaaaattcaaattaggCTAATGATGGCGTGTGTTCTTCTTGACAACTTCATTCGTTCTAACATGGCGATTGATCCGGTCGAGCAGCAGTACGATCTACTCCTCCAAGAACTCGAGATCACCAATGATGAGCCGAAGGATTTTGTTGATACAATTAACTCGTCTCAAGCGTGGAACGCGGAGATGGATGCCCTCGCACAAACAATGTGGCAGCAATATTGTGATGCTATGAACTAA